Below is a genomic region from Campylobacter concisus.
GTTAGAGAGTAAAAATGAAAAGATATTTGACGAGCAGGTAAATATCTATGACAAGCATATAAATTTAGATGAGTATTCATTTAGTGATACTAGCTTGCTTGAAGTTAGCACCTACCTTAAGAAACTAAGAAGCGATATGCTTTTAAAAGAATTTACCGCTAGCTCAAATGTATTTGCGCTAAATTTAAATGACAATATCTCGGTAGCTATTGATGCTAGCAAAGGTGAATATGAGTTTAAAATAATAGCTTTAAAGCATACTTATATTGATGAGAGCGTTTTAGAAAATACCTTAAATTTGGGCGATAATGTCCCATTTAAAGATAAAAAATTTATAAGCTCATACACAAACGAGATAAGCATCATTCCAAGTAGTGTGAAATTTGTCCCAAGCTACAAGCAAAAGCCAAAAGCACCAGATATCACGCTAGGTCTTGTAGTTGGTCAAGATGGACTAAACAGCCAAAATAATACGATCCATACTGATAGCTATGGTAGAGTAAAGGTGAGGTTAAATGCTTTTAGTACGCAAGAGATAATCGATAAAGACGATGCCATCAACGCAAGCTATCACAAGAGTGCTTATCTAAGAGTGATAACGCCTATTGCTAGCAATAGCTCAGGCTTTTTTGCCATACCAAGGATCGGCGATGAGGTTATCATCTCGTTTTTACAAAATGATATAGACAACCCAGTAGTAAGTGGTAGCCTATATAATGCTTCAAATACGCCACTTGTAAATGTGGATAGTAACTATCACCAAACATCTCTTAGCTCAAAAACAATTGGTGCAAATGAGACCGGTATAAACGAGATCACTTTATCAAATTTAAAAAATAAAGAGCAAATTTATGTAAAAGCAGAAAAGGACTATGACGAGCTTGTAAATAACGACTTTTCTCAAACAATACTAAATGACAAAAGCTCACAAGTGCATGGAAGTTACACCGAACGAGTAAAAAAAGCTCACATTCAGACGATAGATCTAGCAAAAAATGTAAATGTGGGAGCTGAATATCTAACAACAGTCGGGCTTTCAAAAGATACAGTAGTGGGCGTCTCAAATACGCTAAACGTAGCTGTTGATAACAATACAAGAGTAGGTCAAGATAGTCATGAATTTGTAGGACATGATAAATTTGTAGAAGTAAAATCAAATCTTAATACGACCATACATAATGATGAGATGAGAGAGGTAAAAGGCACAAAAGAGCAAAATATAGATGGTGGCTATAAGCTAAATTCACAAAAAGGCATAAATGAATTTAGTAACGAGCATATTGTGCTTCAGGCAAATAGTTACATTGATGTAAATGCTAAGTCAAATTTCACAACAAAAACAGCTGCCCAGCACACAGAGATTGCTGATTCAAAATTTAGCAATATAGAGACGACTTATGAGGTAAATGCCAAAGATAAGATAATCCATCAAGTAGGTAGCACAAAAGTAACGATAGAGGGATCAAGTGTCGTGATAGAAGTAGCTGGCGTAAAGGCGATATTTGATAGTAGAGGGTTAAGAGTTATTGGTGGAGATATAAAGGCTTTATAAGATCATATTTAAAGACTTACTTTCTATTTTAGTAGGTCTTTAAATTTTTAAATAAAATCAATCTCTACTAAAACTAATGCTAAGAATTTTAAAAGCAAAGGCTAAATTTTAGAGCTACGATAAAAGATAGTCACACAAATATTTCACATGGTACAATAGACAAGCTCTTCTAAAATTTATATAATTCATTCAAAATTTCAAATAATATAAACAATAAGGAGAACATG
It encodes:
- a CDS encoding type VI secretion system Vgr family protein, giving the protein MDLFNISKKKLDIKDKISEPIEIGDETTAKKAKKAMDDFNSFYPKPPIVGKIFDTVTEVAKTGVDTDEERKFRIYKEIKDKGILEETKSVYKITDADIREFEKRLQEEENEKRLKEQQMDKNLTSPTSSLTKPVMLASSNSVATDGFVDYGVSNDTFSTLQIANESNDKFIVTRADIYENLESIFSIECFAYINLVKNPLYENLDTIYNNDKSYSSIYKYLDKSIKLSIKRPSSTNKNIVPDGSSNDMHFSGIVSDVEYLGVDDETSTNIDKKYFFKFKLTSPLYRLSINRANRIYTDQSILEIVKDILAFNKQRLTKELDFSNIKNNYNKREFIAQYNESDLAFITRLCHDSGIYFYEDNEKIYFHDTFILAYSNQNENFTSSDTSSGKEARKVSFNVNLNNNLATEHINKITKSETLKANSFTHSFQNTAYPNVLESKNEKIFDEQVNIYDKHINLDEYSFSDTSLLEVSTYLKKLRSDMLLKEFTASSNVFALNLNDNISVAIDASKGEYEFKIIALKHTYIDESVLENTLNLGDNVPFKDKKFISSYTNEISIIPSSVKFVPSYKQKPKAPDITLGLVVGQDGLNSQNNTIHTDSYGRVKVRLNAFSTQEIIDKDDAINASYHKSAYLRVITPIASNSSGFFAIPRIGDEVIISFLQNDIDNPVVSGSLYNASNTPLVNVDSNYHQTSLSSKTIGANETGINEITLSNLKNKEQIYVKAEKDYDELVNNDFSQTILNDKSSQVHGSYTERVKKAHIQTIDLAKNVNVGAEYLTTVGLSKDTVVGVSNTLNVAVDNNTRVGQDSHEFVGHDKFVEVKSNLNTTIHNDEMREVKGTKEQNIDGGYKLNSQKGINEFSNEHIVLQANSYIDVNAKSNFTTKTAAQHTEIADSKFSNIETTYEVNAKDKIIHQVGSTKVTIEGSSVVIEVAGVKAIFDSRGLRVIGGDIKAL